From Rubinisphaera margarita, a single genomic window includes:
- a CDS encoding class I SAM-dependent methyltransferase, translated as MSLEVIQGHLYDYPKYYDLVFGSDWKAEFDFLKDCFERYSKRPVKRVFEPACGTGRLMYKLADAGYEVAGNDLNPKAVEFCNARLAKKGHPPTAVVGDMSDYTVKKKFHAAFNMINSFRHLTTEKQAEGHFRCTAEAITKGGLFILGMHLNPADVGDDYEAEEEWSARRGHLQVNTRLWSMNYNPKTRTEQIGFQYDVYTPSKQFRIEDTTTFRCYTKKHMDKLIAKFPEWELVETFDFHYDIDDPITVDGDTEDVVYILRRV; from the coding sequence GTGAGTCTCGAAGTCATCCAGGGCCATTTGTACGACTACCCGAAATATTACGATCTGGTCTTTGGATCGGACTGGAAAGCCGAGTTCGACTTTCTCAAAGACTGCTTCGAGCGCTATTCCAAGCGGCCCGTGAAACGCGTCTTCGAACCTGCCTGCGGAACCGGACGGCTGATGTACAAGCTGGCCGATGCCGGCTACGAAGTGGCCGGAAACGACCTGAATCCCAAGGCGGTCGAATTTTGCAACGCCCGGTTGGCCAAGAAAGGCCATCCGCCGACGGCCGTTGTGGGCGACATGTCCGATTACACGGTCAAGAAGAAGTTCCACGCCGCCTTCAATATGATCAACAGCTTTCGGCACCTCACGACCGAAAAGCAGGCGGAAGGCCACTTCCGCTGTACAGCGGAGGCGATCACCAAAGGCGGCCTGTTCATTCTGGGCATGCACCTGAACCCGGCCGATGTCGGCGACGACTACGAAGCTGAGGAAGAATGGTCAGCCCGTCGCGGACACCTTCAGGTGAACACCCGGCTCTGGTCCATGAACTACAACCCGAAAACGCGAACCGAACAGATCGGTTTCCAGTACGACGTCTACACGCCGAGCAAGCAGTTCCGGATCGAAGATACGACGACCTTCCGCTGCTACACCAAAAAGCATATGGACAAACTGATCGCGAAATTCCCGGAATGGGAACTCGTCGAGACCTTTGACTTCCATTACGACATCGACGATCCCATCACCGTCGACGGTGACACCGAGGACGTGGTTTACATCCTCCGCAGGGTTTAG
- a CDS encoding PstS family phosphate ABC transporter substrate-binding protein, translating to MTLSVKLSRIALALAAVGLLAGCEYKAPDAGAPGEGTSTRSSSGGDYVVQIAGSSTVYPVSARVAESADDMLGIKATVESTGTGTGFERLAKKECDITGASRPIKDSEKETCAANGVEPLELKVGMDGLSVVVNPENDWCKALTVAQLKKLWEHGSEIQTWKQLDPSWPDERIRLFGPDDKSGTFDYFNEEIIGEVPEGQSPCRDDYTPAVQDTVLVEGVKGDKYALGYFGYAYYVMNKGSLKLVGISPTDDKADAVLPNEQTIEDGSYKPLSRPLFVYVSKDALKTKPEVTRLANFYLKEGQEAVSKVGYVRLPQATIDAGIEKISEVVGQ from the coding sequence ATGACGCTCTCGGTCAAACTGTCACGAATCGCTCTCGCCCTGGCCGCCGTCGGGCTGCTGGCCGGCTGTGAATACAAGGCTCCGGACGCCGGGGCTCCCGGTGAAGGAACCAGCACACGCTCTTCTTCTGGCGGCGACTATGTCGTGCAGATTGCCGGTTCGAGCACCGTTTATCCGGTTTCCGCCCGCGTTGCTGAATCTGCCGACGACATGCTCGGCATCAAAGCGACTGTCGAATCGACCGGGACCGGAACCGGTTTTGAACGCCTGGCCAAGAAAGAATGTGACATCACCGGAGCGTCCCGTCCGATCAAGGATTCCGAAAAGGAAACCTGTGCTGCCAATGGCGTGGAACCGCTCGAACTCAAAGTCGGAATGGACGGCCTCTCCGTCGTCGTGAATCCGGAAAACGACTGGTGCAAAGCACTGACGGTTGCTCAACTCAAGAAGCTGTGGGAACACGGCAGCGAAATTCAGACCTGGAAGCAGCTTGATCCCAGCTGGCCGGACGAAAGAATCCGCCTGTTCGGACCGGATGACAAGTCCGGAACCTTCGATTACTTCAATGAAGAGATCATCGGCGAAGTGCCGGAAGGCCAGAGCCCCTGTCGCGACGACTACACTCCGGCTGTCCAGGACACCGTTCTGGTTGAGGGCGTGAAGGGCGACAAGTACGCTCTGGGATACTTCGGATACGCTTATTACGTAATGAACAAGGGCTCGCTCAAGCTCGTCGGCATTTCGCCGACCGACGACAAGGCTGACGCAGTCCTGCCGAACGAACAGACCATCGAAGACGGATCCTACAAACCCCTGTCGCGTCCGCTCTTCGTCTACGTCAGCAAGGATGCCCTGAAGACAAAGCCCGAAGTCACCCGTCTGGCCAACTTCTACCTGAAAGAAGGCCAGGAAGCGGTTTCCAAGGTTGGATACGTCCGCCTGCCGCAGGCGACGATTGACGCGGGGATTGAGAAAATTTCGGAAGTTGTTGGTCAGTAA
- the pstC gene encoding phosphate ABC transporter permease subunit PstC, with translation MKGQRHSLAAKASGRRIWESSIEFSLFSCALVSVVTTAAIIFVLFSEAIFGLGGSVAFFQEVSLWHFLTDTKWAPQYGEGEFGILPLLVGTMWVTGIAALIGIPFGLATAVYLSEYASPRTRRIIKPLLEILAGIPTVVYGYFALVFITPLVIEPFARFFGIPVDTFNAVSAGLVVGIMIIPMVSSLSEDVLRAVPRGLREAGYALGSTRFDVSVKVVIPAALSGILASFLLAISRALGETMAVNIAGGVRPTLTANPFEQICTMTSNIVAMAGSDAPAGSVQYQSIYAVALSLFAITFAMNVLSQFILNKYREVYQ, from the coding sequence TTGAAGGGTCAACGGCACAGTCTGGCAGCGAAAGCAAGCGGACGGCGAATCTGGGAATCCTCCATCGAGTTTTCGCTTTTCAGCTGCGCCCTCGTGTCTGTCGTAACGACGGCCGCGATTATCTTCGTGCTGTTCTCCGAGGCCATTTTCGGCCTGGGAGGTTCCGTTGCCTTTTTTCAGGAAGTCTCACTCTGGCACTTCCTGACCGATACCAAGTGGGCTCCGCAGTATGGCGAAGGCGAGTTCGGAATCCTTCCGCTGCTCGTCGGAACGATGTGGGTGACCGGAATCGCGGCCCTGATCGGTATTCCCTTTGGACTCGCGACCGCCGTCTACCTGAGTGAATACGCGTCTCCCCGAACTCGTCGCATCATCAAGCCGCTGCTGGAAATCCTGGCGGGCATTCCCACGGTCGTCTATGGCTATTTCGCGCTGGTCTTCATCACGCCGCTCGTGATCGAACCGTTCGCGAGGTTCTTCGGCATCCCGGTCGACACGTTCAACGCGGTGAGCGCCGGACTGGTCGTCGGCATCATGATCATTCCGATGGTTTCCTCGCTGAGCGAGGACGTCCTGCGAGCCGTGCCGCGTGGACTTCGCGAAGCCGGCTATGCACTGGGCTCGACTCGGTTCGATGTGTCGGTGAAGGTCGTTATTCCGGCTGCTCTGTCCGGCATCCTGGCGTCATTTCTGCTGGCGATCTCCCGAGCACTGGGAGAGACAATGGCGGTGAATATCGCGGGGGGTGTCCGTCCAACGCTGACAGCCAATCCGTTCGAACAGATCTGCACGATGACTTCAAATATCGTCGCCATGGCCGGCTCCGACGCTCCGGCCGGCAGCGTGCAGTACCAGAGTATCTACGCGGTCGCACTTTCGCTGTTTGCCATCACGTTCGCCATGAATGTGCTCTCGCAATTCATTCTTAACAAGTATCGTGAAGTCTATCAGTAA
- the pstA gene encoding phosphate ABC transporter permease PstA — protein sequence MSDVFQRRLKRRQRTSRVFELACLLATWFGLVVLVVLLTGLLLKATGTWDPTATGAAKATENWLTPTLLTNHMSSDPERAGMVASIWGTCWLILMTALLSVPIGLGAAVYLEEYAHENWLTRFIRLNIANLAGVPSIVFGILGLTAFVRMFGFFGDPTAIGIPLGFGMIKIPVPFGKSLLSGAFTLSLLILPIVIIASQEALRAVPQSIRHASLAIGATKWQTIWHQVLPASLPGVMTGIILALSRAIGETAPIIVVGAASYIRFNPGNIERVSEIVTNPGGVLLVPSSQYTVMPLQIYNWVLNSPDPEFKNVATAAIVVLLAILLLMNGIAVYIRNHFSKRLDW from the coding sequence ATGAGTGATGTTTTTCAAAGACGTCTGAAGCGCCGCCAGCGGACGAGTCGAGTTTTCGAACTCGCCTGCCTGCTGGCCACATGGTTCGGACTGGTGGTTCTTGTCGTCCTGCTCACCGGCCTGTTGCTGAAGGCCACAGGAACCTGGGACCCCACCGCAACCGGAGCCGCCAAAGCCACCGAAAACTGGCTGACGCCAACCCTGCTTACCAACCATATGTCTTCCGACCCTGAACGGGCGGGCATGGTGGCCAGTATCTGGGGCACGTGCTGGCTGATCCTGATGACGGCACTCTTAAGCGTGCCTATCGGCCTGGGAGCCGCAGTTTATCTGGAAGAATACGCCCACGAAAACTGGCTGACGCGGTTCATCCGTCTGAACATCGCCAATCTGGCCGGCGTGCCATCGATTGTGTTCGGGATCCTCGGTCTCACGGCCTTCGTCCGGATGTTCGGCTTCTTCGGAGATCCCACCGCGATCGGGATTCCGCTGGGATTCGGCATGATCAAGATTCCCGTTCCGTTCGGAAAGTCACTGCTGAGCGGAGCTTTTACACTCTCGCTGCTCATTCTTCCCATCGTGATCATCGCCTCCCAGGAAGCATTGCGGGCGGTGCCGCAATCAATCCGCCACGCGTCGCTGGCCATCGGGGCCACCAAGTGGCAGACGATCTGGCATCAGGTCCTGCCGGCTTCCCTGCCGGGAGTGATGACCGGGATTATTCTTGCTCTCTCCCGAGCAATCGGAGAAACGGCCCCGATTATCGTTGTTGGTGCGGCGTCTTATATCCGTTTCAACCCGGGAAACATTGAACGGGTCTCAGAAATTGTTACCAACCCTGGCGGAGTGCTCCTGGTTCCCTCGAGCCAGTACACTGTAATGCCGCTGCAGATCTACAATTGGGTGTTGAACAGCCCGGACCCTGAGTTTAAGAATGTAGCAACGGCCGCGATTGTCGTCCTGCTCGCCATTCTGCTGCTGATGAACGGGATCGCCGTCTACATCCGGAATCACTTCTCGAAACGCCTTGACTGGTAA
- the pstB gene encoding phosphate ABC transporter ATP-binding protein PstB produces MELRTFDNLIAKRKEEPETKSESGKQESKSPATNTIKVETRNLDFFYGPLQALFGISMAMPEKSVTALIGPSGCGKSTYLRTLNRMNDIVEGTRIHGEVMVDSEDIYSSQVDVVELRKKVGMVFQKSNPFPKSIFDNVAFGPRIGGQRNKKELEETVVRSLKQAALWDEVKDRLHSSALAMSGGQQQRLCIARTLATNPEVILMDEPASALDPASTSRIEDLIFELKKNYTIIIVTHNMQQAARVSDFTAFFYQGRLIEFGTTRDLFTTPKEKQTEDYITGRFG; encoded by the coding sequence ATGGAACTTCGAACATTCGACAATCTGATCGCCAAGCGTAAGGAAGAACCCGAGACGAAGTCGGAATCCGGAAAGCAGGAGAGCAAATCTCCCGCGACCAATACGATCAAGGTCGAGACCCGGAATCTGGATTTCTTCTATGGCCCTTTGCAGGCGTTATTTGGCATCTCAATGGCCATGCCGGAAAAGTCGGTCACGGCTCTCATCGGTCCGTCCGGCTGCGGGAAGAGCACCTACCTGCGGACGCTGAACCGGATGAACGACATCGTCGAAGGGACCCGCATTCACGGGGAGGTCATGGTCGACAGCGAAGACATCTACAGCTCCCAGGTCGATGTCGTTGAGCTGCGGAAAAAGGTCGGGATGGTGTTCCAGAAGTCGAACCCGTTCCCGAAGTCCATCTTCGATAACGTTGCCTTCGGACCGCGAATTGGCGGGCAGCGAAACAAGAAGGAGCTCGAAGAAACCGTCGTTCGCAGTCTCAAGCAGGCGGCACTCTGGGACGAGGTCAAAGACCGGCTGCACTCGTCGGCACTGGCCATGTCGGGTGGTCAACAGCAGCGACTTTGCATCGCCAGGACGCTGGCCACAAACCCGGAAGTCATTCTGATGGACGAACCGGCTTCAGCCCTCGACCCGGCGTCGACATCCCGCATCGAGGACCTGATCTTCGAACTGAAAAAGAACTATACAATCATCATTGTTACACATAATATGCAACAGGCTGCGCGCGTGAGCGATTTCACGGCATTCTTCTATCAGGGACGATTGATCGAGTTCGGGACGACTCGCGATCTGTTCACGACACCCAAGGAGAAGCAGACCGAAGATTACATCACGGGCCGCTTTGGCTGA
- the phoU gene encoding phosphate signaling complex protein PhoU produces MSVHLIRDLDNLHRSLMTMCTMVEELIHAAVNTLAKPDQRMARELAERDRDIDNYDVTIEEECLKILALHQPVATDLRRIAAVMKISGELERVADLAVHIAERSSYLEGATAISMPPKVHTMAENAVTMLHESIDAYVNLDTAMARKVCRQDDIVDDLNREIIQTITEMMSKSPDLIETALHLFSASRHIERVADHATNIAEDVVYLVEGEIVRHRGRSDHKVAS; encoded by the coding sequence ATGTCAGTACACCTCATCAGAGATTTGGACAACCTTCATCGTTCCTTAATGACGATGTGTACGATGGTGGAAGAGTTGATTCACGCAGCCGTGAATACTCTCGCAAAGCCGGATCAACGCATGGCGCGGGAACTGGCCGAGCGGGATCGTGATATCGATAACTACGATGTCACCATTGAAGAGGAATGCCTGAAGATCCTCGCCCTTCACCAGCCAGTCGCGACCGATTTGCGGCGCATTGCCGCCGTGATGAAAATCTCCGGTGAACTGGAACGGGTGGCCGATCTTGCAGTGCATATCGCTGAGCGTTCGAGTTACCTCGAGGGCGCCACGGCGATTTCCATGCCTCCCAAGGTCCACACGATGGCCGAGAATGCGGTCACGATGCTCCACGAAAGCATCGATGCCTATGTCAATCTCGACACCGCCATGGCGCGGAAAGTTTGCCGACAGGACGACATCGTTGACGACCTGAACCGGGAAATCATCCAGACCATCACGGAAATGATGAGTAAGTCACCGGATCTGATTGAAACAGCTCTGCACCTGTTCTCGGCGTCGCGTCATATTGAACGCGTCGCCGACCATGCCACCAACATCGCGGAAGATGTGGTCTATCTCGTCGAGGGCGAAATTGTTCGACATCGCGGGCGTTCCGACCACAAAGTCGCCTCCTGA
- a CDS encoding response regulator: MSQQTILIIEDERSIADALAYNLQKDGFEVITSTDGQDGLRRAQAALPDLIILDLMLPIIDGMEVCRQLRSDSRTRHIRIVMLTAKSEEVDEIVGFSMGADDYVTKPFKIKPLVSRIKAILRRPTSKNSAQDSASCRGVFVDRINHRTTIEGEEIALTPTEFKLLWTLVRQAGRPFRRNELMDTCRGEDANALERTIDVHIRSLRQKLNDAGDLIETVRGVGYRFKPE, from the coding sequence ATGAGCCAACAGACCATTCTGATTATCGAAGACGAACGTTCGATCGCGGACGCTCTGGCCTACAACCTGCAGAAAGACGGCTTCGAAGTCATTACCTCGACCGACGGGCAGGATGGTCTCCGTCGAGCTCAGGCGGCTCTGCCAGACCTCATCATCCTTGACCTGATGCTTCCCATCATCGATGGCATGGAAGTCTGCCGGCAGCTTCGGTCCGACTCCCGGACGCGGCACATCCGCATTGTGATGCTCACAGCCAAGAGCGAAGAAGTCGATGAGATCGTCGGCTTCAGCATGGGTGCCGACGACTACGTCACCAAGCCGTTCAAGATCAAGCCGCTTGTCAGCCGGATCAAAGCCATTCTCCGGCGGCCGACTTCCAAGAACAGCGCCCAGGACTCCGCCTCCTGTCGCGGTGTCTTTGTCGATCGAATCAATCATCGCACCACGATCGAAGGCGAAGAGATCGCGTTGACTCCGACCGAGTTCAAGCTGCTGTGGACTCTTGTTCGACAGGCGGGACGCCCCTTCCGCCGCAACGAATTGATGGATACCTGTCGTGGCGAAGATGCCAACGCACTTGAGCGCACGATCGATGTCCATATCCGCTCGCTGCGTCAGAAGCTGAACGATGCCGGCGATCTCATTGAAACCGTCCGCGGCGTCGGGTATCGCTTCAAGCCGGAATAA
- a CDS encoding sulfatase yields the protein MTVLLRLNLFVLLCILSLSGRVLAEQPPNILFIYLDDFGWRDASFMGSDFFETPHLDRLAGEGMVFTNAYSAAANCAPARACLLSGQYTPRHEIYNVGTRPRGDARHRRLKHVPGVETLRPDIKTWAECFREADYTTAIMGKWHLSDDPRDYGFDINIGGTHSGSPPKGYYPPHKVPGLENAPADEYLTDRLSREACAFIRNQQEKPWLLYLSHFAVHTPLQPKKELVDKYQDKSPGKLHKHVTMATMIQAVDDGIGQIVETLDQLQLTDNTIVLFFSDNGGLAAATDMAPLRGYKGTYYEGGIREPFFVKWPGVVQAGSKCESPIIGVDLYPTLCEMAGIEMPDQICDGRSIVPMLRQRGAVQERPLYWHFPAYLQASGQVEREECRDPLFRTRPCSVVRYGPWKLHQYFEDGGIELYNLLDDPGEQHNLAETHPDQKRELLYQLTAWQQEIDAPIPQTPNPQFDPKAEAEAIRKHR from the coding sequence ATGACCGTCCTGCTTCGTCTCAACCTTTTCGTCTTGCTCTGCATTTTATCCCTCTCCGGCCGCGTGCTCGCGGAACAACCGCCGAACATTCTGTTCATTTATCTGGACGACTTCGGCTGGCGCGATGCGAGCTTCATGGGCTCCGACTTCTTCGAGACGCCTCACCTCGATCGCCTTGCCGGCGAAGGAATGGTCTTTACGAACGCCTACTCGGCAGCCGCGAACTGTGCTCCCGCTCGGGCCTGTCTGCTGTCGGGGCAGTACACACCACGTCACGAAATCTACAACGTGGGCACGAGACCTCGTGGCGATGCCCGACACCGCCGCCTCAAACACGTTCCCGGCGTCGAGACACTTCGCCCGGATATCAAGACCTGGGCGGAGTGCTTTCGGGAAGCCGACTACACCACGGCGATCATGGGCAAGTGGCACCTGAGCGATGACCCGCGTGATTATGGTTTCGACATCAACATCGGCGGCACACATTCGGGAAGCCCACCCAAAGGCTACTACCCGCCCCATAAGGTGCCCGGTCTGGAAAATGCTCCGGCTGACGAATACCTGACCGATCGCCTGAGTCGCGAAGCCTGTGCCTTCATTCGCAACCAGCAGGAGAAACCGTGGCTGCTGTACCTGTCGCACTTCGCAGTCCATACGCCACTGCAGCCGAAGAAAGAACTCGTCGACAAGTATCAGGACAAATCGCCGGGGAAACTGCACAAACATGTCACGATGGCGACGATGATTCAGGCCGTCGACGACGGGATCGGGCAGATCGTCGAAACGCTCGATCAACTTCAGTTGACCGACAACACGATTGTCCTGTTTTTCTCCGATAACGGTGGACTGGCAGCGGCGACGGACATGGCTCCGCTGCGTGGGTATAAAGGCACCTATTACGAAGGGGGAATTCGCGAGCCGTTTTTTGTGAAGTGGCCCGGCGTCGTGCAGGCGGGGTCGAAGTGCGAGAGTCCAATCATCGGCGTCGATCTCTATCCGACACTCTGCGAAATGGCGGGCATCGAGATGCCCGATCAGATCTGCGACGGCCGCTCGATTGTGCCCATGCTGCGACAACGGGGTGCCGTCCAGGAACGCCCGCTGTACTGGCATTTCCCGGCGTATCTGCAGGCCTCCGGTCAGGTCGAACGGGAGGAATGCCGCGATCCGCTGTTCCGCACGCGTCCCTGCAGCGTGGTACGTTACGGCCCCTGGAAGCTGCATCAGTACTTCGAAGATGGAGGCATCGAACTCTACAACCTGCTGGACGATCCGGGGGAACAACACAACCTCGCGGAGACGCACCCCGATCAGAAGCGGGAGCTTCTGTATCAACTGACCGCGTGGCAACAGGAAATCGACGCTCCGATTCCGCAAACGCCAAATCCTCAGTTCGATCCCAAGGCCGAAGCCGAAGCGATCCGCAAACATCGCTAG
- the ftsH gene encoding ATP-dependent zinc metalloprotease FtsH yields MNQPSYGPEENPDSNESGSSRKKDKKPSSFSFWLLLVGGVFLAAVFTYLTNDARSKRIKLSEFEKKLDSGEFNNENVHELVFGITSITFQNMSKEDAANLSKGRSLLGSSEATPEGTTTDPTEAAPTPAGDEDIVIGNTNGAAEDDSTSQALIKYRINIVGIPDEVLAGLKTKLNDNDIEYDGSSPPAQIESLLYLLFLVLFILFFIMMFRRMGGTGSAMSFGRTRGKLVSQEDIKTTFGDVAGIDEAVDELREVVEFLRTPAKYQALGGRIPRGVLLVGPPGTGKTLLAKAVAGEAGVPFYGLSGSDFVEMFVGVGAARVRDTFQQAIQRSPSIIFIDELDALGKTRGSGMPGGHDEREQTLNALLVEMDGFASDQSVIVMGATNRPETLDPALMRPGRFDRHVLVDKPDYKGREQILKVHASRIKLDNSVNLGRLAKLTPGFSGADLANLANEAALLAARKDKKRVGMPEFEEAIERVIAGLEKSTRIIGEEEKKRVAYHECGHALVACCLPKTDPVHKISIIPRGFGALGYILQRPADDRYLVTQSELENRICVMLGGLASERIIYNEQSTGAQNDLERASDLARRMVTEFGMSPKMGTVNYSTTRRSPFLAGSGGSADYEHAQDTLREIDQEVKRIIDDCMASVANMLTTHREILEHMTRDLIEMEVMDAAQLEKILNQYPDGPRILSTSHIDPNINHGQEMSLHDHEKPAEPQAAPDSEEASEPPQGS; encoded by the coding sequence ATGAATCAGCCTTCGTATGGTCCAGAAGAAAATCCCGATTCCAACGAGTCCGGTTCCTCTCGTAAGAAAGACAAGAAACCCTCCAGTTTCTCCTTCTGGCTGCTGCTGGTCGGCGGCGTTTTCCTCGCCGCGGTCTTTACGTATCTGACCAACGATGCCCGCTCCAAGCGAATCAAACTCAGCGAATTCGAGAAGAAGCTCGACTCCGGGGAGTTCAACAACGAAAACGTCCACGAGCTGGTCTTCGGAATCACTTCGATCACCTTCCAGAACATGTCGAAAGAGGACGCAGCCAATCTCAGTAAAGGACGCTCGCTTCTCGGCAGCAGCGAAGCGACTCCGGAAGGCACAACGACCGATCCGACCGAAGCGGCACCGACTCCGGCAGGCGATGAAGACATCGTGATTGGAAACACGAACGGTGCTGCGGAAGACGACTCGACGTCTCAGGCCCTGATCAAGTATCGCATTAATATCGTCGGGATCCCCGATGAAGTGCTCGCCGGTCTGAAAACCAAGCTGAATGATAACGACATCGAGTACGACGGCTCCTCGCCGCCCGCTCAGATCGAGTCGCTGCTCTACCTGCTCTTTCTGGTGCTGTTCATCCTCTTCTTCATCATGATGTTCCGGCGAATGGGCGGAACCGGCAGCGCCATGTCGTTCGGCCGCACCCGCGGCAAACTCGTCTCACAGGAAGACATCAAAACGACGTTCGGGGATGTCGCCGGGATCGATGAAGCGGTCGATGAACTGCGGGAAGTCGTCGAGTTTCTGCGGACACCTGCCAAATATCAGGCACTGGGCGGGCGGATTCCTCGCGGCGTGCTGCTCGTCGGACCTCCGGGGACCGGGAAAACGTTGCTCGCCAAAGCCGTCGCGGGTGAAGCCGGCGTGCCGTTTTATGGACTTTCCGGATCCGACTTCGTCGAGATGTTCGTCGGCGTGGGAGCGGCCCGTGTACGGGATACATTCCAGCAGGCGATTCAGCGGTCGCCGAGTATCATCTTCATCGACGAGCTCGACGCGCTCGGAAAAACTCGCGGCAGCGGCATGCCGGGCGGACACGACGAACGCGAACAGACGCTGAATGCCCTGCTCGTCGAGATGGACGGTTTCGCCTCCGACCAGTCAGTTATCGTGATGGGAGCCACCAACCGCCCCGAAACTCTCGATCCCGCGCTGATGCGTCCCGGCCGGTTCGACCGCCATGTGCTCGTCGACAAACCGGACTACAAAGGCCGCGAGCAGATCCTCAAAGTCCATGCTTCGCGGATCAAGCTCGACAACAGCGTGAATCTTGGTCGCCTCGCCAAATTGACCCCTGGCTTCTCGGGAGCCGATCTGGCCAACCTCGCCAACGAAGCTGCTCTGCTGGCGGCCCGGAAGGACAAGAAACGGGTGGGCATGCCGGAGTTCGAGGAAGCGATCGAACGCGTCATTGCCGGTCTCGAGAAAAGCACCCGCATCATCGGCGAAGAAGAGAAGAAGCGTGTCGCCTACCACGAATGTGGCCACGCTCTGGTCGCCTGCTGTCTGCCAAAGACTGATCCGGTGCACAAGATTTCGATTATTCCCCGTGGCTTCGGAGCCCTGGGCTACATCCTGCAACGGCCAGCCGATGACCGTTATCTGGTGACACAGAGTGAACTGGAGAACCGCATCTGCGTGATGCTGGGAGGTCTGGCGTCCGAACGAATCATTTACAACGAGCAGTCCACGGGAGCACAGAACGATCTGGAACGTGCCTCTGATCTGGCTCGCCGCATGGTAACCGAGTTCGGGATGAGTCCGAAGATGGGAACCGTGAACTATTCGACAACCCGTCGGTCGCCCTTCCTGGCTGGCAGTGGAGGCTCAGCCGATTACGAGCATGCCCAGGACACGCTGCGGGAAATCGATCAGGAAGTGAAACGGATCATTGATGACTGCATGGCTTCGGTCGCCAACATGCTCACGACGCATCGCGAAATTCTGGAGCATATGACCCGCGATCTGATCGAGATGGAAGTCATGGACGCAGCTCAGCTGGAGAAGATCCTGAACCAATACCCCGATGGTCCGCGGATTCTGTCGACCTCACACATTGATCCGAATATCAATCACGGCCAGGAGATGAGCCTCCACGATCACGAGAAGCCAGCCGAACCGCAGGCCGCCCCTGATTCCGAAGAAGCGTCGGAACCTCCTCAGGGGTCCTGA